The proteins below come from a single Benincasa hispida cultivar B227 chromosome 4, ASM972705v1, whole genome shotgun sequence genomic window:
- the LOC120076137 gene encoding uncharacterized protein LOC120076137 gives MKIAWDRQKSYAEKRRRELEFEIGDRVFLRLSPWKGILNFGRKGRMSLRYVGLYEIIEWIGLTAYRLALPAELSRIHDVFHVSLLRKYVLDPSHILQGQLVQLKEDLSYGEELVQILDKKEQVLRNKIIPLVKVLWRNHEVEEATWDTKEQMNRRYPHLFD, from the coding sequence ATGAAGATAGCTTGGGAcagacagaagagctatgcaGAGAAGcgaagaagagaactagaatttgaGATCGGAGATCGAGTATTCTTGAGGCTatctccatggaaaggaatactaAATTTTGGTAGGAAAGGCAGGATGAGCCTAAGATACGTAGGACTCTACGAGATAATCGAGTGGATTGGGCTAACAGCCTATAGATTAGCTTTACCTGCAGAGCTATCAAGGATACATGACGTATTCCATGTATCATTACTAAGGAAATATGTACTGGATCCTTCGCATATTTTGCAAGGTCAATTGGTACAACTAAAGGAAGATTTGTCGTACGGGGAAGAGCTGGTACAGATTCTTGACAAGAAAGAACAGGTGttgagaaataaaataataccatTAGTGAAGGTATTGTGGAGAAACCATGAAGTAGAGGAAGCTACGTGGGACACCAAGGAGCAAATGAATAGAAGATATCCCCACTTGTTTGATTGA
- the LOC120076709 gene encoding adenine phosphoribosyltransferase 5-like has product MFAAENGLKGDPRLQGISQAIRVVPHFPKPGIMFQDITTLLLDHKAFKDTVDIFVDRYRGMNISVVAGVEARGFMFGPSIALAIGAKFVPLRKPRKLPGEVISEAYDLEYGTDCLEMQIDAVKTGERALVIDDLVATGGTLSAAIRLLERMGAEVVECACVVGLREVKGQRRLNGKPLYILVEPRQLDGCF; this is encoded by the exons ATGTTTGCAGCAGAAAATGGTCTTAAAGGAGACCCCAGGCTTCAAGGCATATCTCAAGCCATTCGAGTCGTTCCTCACTTCCCCAAGCCTG GGATAATGTTTCAAGATATTACTACGTTGTTGCTGGATCATAAGGCGTTTAAGGATACTGTCGACATTTTTGTAGATCGTTACAGGGGAATGAACATTTCTGTTGTTGCTG GGGTAGAAGCCAggggattcatgtttggccCGTCAATTGCCTTAGCCATTGGAGCAAAGTTCGTTCCTTTACGAAAACCCAGGAAGCTTCCTg GTGAAGTGATTTCAGAAGCTTATGATTTGGAGTATGGAACCGATTGCTTAGAAATGCAGATAGATGCTGTTAAGACTGGTGAACGTGCATTGGTTATTGATGATTTGGTAGCCACTGGTGGAACATTATCGGCAGCAATTAGGCTTTTGG AACGAATGGGTGCTGAAGTAGTTGAATGTGCTTGTGTTGTCGGATTGCGCGAAGTTAAG GGACAGCGCAGGCTCAATGGAAAGCCACTTTATATCCTTGTTGAGCCACGTCAATTGGATGGTTGTTTCTAA